In the Sebastes fasciatus isolate fSebFas1 chromosome 20, fSebFas1.pri, whole genome shotgun sequence genome, one interval contains:
- the llgl2 gene encoding LLGL scribble cell polarity complex component 2 isoform X10, translating into MKRFRRHGQESQRDRLKQELFQFNKAMEHGFPHQPSALGYSPSLQLLAIGTRSGAIKLYGAPGVEFMGLHDENAAVTQVHFLPHQLELVTLLDDNSLHMWTLKAHKGLSELLEIGRFTLTGPPGAPPSVTRVTAVLAHSSGELLLLGTEGGHVFIVEVPGFRELEERNISLDQVASSVPDDYIGRRNLEHAEALQENPINPNQVVIGYGRGLMVIWDLEKQCAIQHIPATQQLESVWWTEDGAYILSSHSDGSYCRWMVGREDVNEEEEKSDIPYGHFPCKAISKIVQLPTEEGPPFLLFSGGMPRASYGDRHCITVIHSKTHVALDFTSRIIDFFAINAGPQHTGDPSALVVLVEEELVVIDLQTEGWPVIQTPYLVPLHSSAITCSHHVSAIPLKLWERVIAAGDLQSTHYSKKPWPITGGQNMAPDPPQRDLLLTGHEDGTVRFWDASGVCLCPMYKLSTAGVFHTDADPNDNLNQGTEGEWPPFRKVGCFDPYSDDPRLGVQKIHLCKYSGYLTVAGTAGQILVLELNDEAAEQTVEAKVVDLLQGQEGFRWKGHTQLDVREEPVLFPPGFQPFALVQCQPPAVVTALTLHSEWKLVAFGTSHGFGLYDYQQKNDVLVKCTLNPCDQLAMEGPLSRVKSIKKSLRQSFRRIRRSRVSLRKHHVNNAAKLQEANARLEAELAEMEIAPVQRKIEARSSDDSFTGLVRTIYFADTFLSDSSHNTPSLWAGTNGGCVFAYMLRLPPVEHRADEPVTAQPAKEIQLMHRAPIVGIVVLDGHGAPLPEPLEVAHDLARSPDMHGSHHLVVISEEQFKVFTLPKVSAKMKLKLTAMDGSRVRRVGVAWFGSSRSEDYGESGLVVLTNQGDVHVVSLPAVKMQVHYPCVRREDVSGIASCVFTKHGQGFYLISPSEFERFSLSTRCVVEPRCLVELPLRSGSSTQRRPQPDGASSTYRNTRQNSEDAEVLQEIQKSLEGDQTSFLENNVNSAVA; encoded by the exons CTTGAACTGGTGACTCTGCTGGATGACAACAGTCTGCACATGTGGACTTTAAAAGCTCACAAGGGACTCTCTGAACTGCTGGAGATAGGACGCTTCACACTCACTGGACCACCTGG TGCCCCTCCCAGTGTTACCAGGGTGACAGCAGTGCTGGCTCACTCCTCAggggagctgctgctgttggggACAGAAGGAGGACATGTCTTCATCGTTGAAGTCCCAGGGTTCAGAGAGCTGGAAGAGAGGAACATTAGTCTCGACCAAGTGGCCAGCAG CGTGCCAGACGACTACATCGGCCGCAGGAATCTGGAACACGCAGAGGCCTTACAGGAGAACCCGATCAACCCAAACCAGGTCGTTATCGGCTACGGACGCGGTCTCATGGTCATCTGGGATCTGGAGAAACAGTGTGCCATCCAGCACATCCCCGCCACACAG CAACTGGAGAGTGTGTGGTGGACAGAGGACGGAGCATACATTCTCAGTTCACACAGCGATGGAAGTTACTGTCGATGGATGGTGGGTCGCGAGGACGTgaacgaggaagaggagaagtcCGACATTCCTTACG GCCATTTCCCCTGCAAGGCCATTTCTAAAATAGTCCAGCTACCTACAGAAGAAGG gCCTCCGTTCCTGCTGTTCAGCGGTGGCATGCCCAGGGCCAGCTACGGGGACAGACACTGTATCACAGTGATCCACAGTAAAACACACGTGGCCCTGGACTTCACCTCCAGGATCATCGACTTCTTCGCCATCAATGCCGGACCGCAGCACACAG GAGATCCCAGTGCGCTGGTGGTCCTGGTAGAGGAGGAGCTGGTAGTGATTGACCTGCAGACGGAGGGCTGGCCGGTCATTCAGACACCGTACCTGGTTCCCCTCCACAGCTCCGCCATCACCTGCTCCCACCACGTCTCCGCCATCCCCCTCAAACTGTGGGAGAGGGTCATCGCTGCTGGAGACCTGCAGAGCACACACTACTCCAAAAAG CCTTGGCCAATAACAGGAGGCCAGAACATGGCCCCAGACCCTCCCCAGAGAGACCTGCTGCTCACAGG GCACGAGGATGGGACGGTGCGTTTCTGGGATGCATCAGGAGTCTGTCTGTGTCCCATGTATAAGTTAAGCACAGCCGGAGTGTTCCACACAGACGCCGACCCCAATGATAACCTGAACCAGGGCACCGAAGGAGAGTGGCCGCCATTCAGAAAG GTTGGCTGTTTTGACCCCTACAGTGATGACCCAAGGCTCGGCGTTCAGAAGATCCACCTCTGTAAATACAGCGGTTATCTGACTGTAGCTGGCACTGCTGGACAG ATCCTGGTGCTGGAACTGAACGACGAGGCAGCGGAGCAGACGGTGGAGGCTAAAGTTGTGGATTTGCTGCAGGGTCAGGAGGGCTTCCGCTGGAAG GGCCACACTCAGCTGGATGTGCGGGAGGAGCCGGTGCTGTTTCCTCCAGGCTTCCAGCCTTTTGCTCTGGTCCAGTGCCAGCCTCCCGCCGTGGTCACCGCCCTCACCCTGCACTCCGAGTGGAAGCTGGTCGCTTTTGGCACCAGCCACGGCTTCGGCCTCTACGATTACCAACAGAAGAACGACGTCCTCGTCAA GTGCACCCTAAACCCCTGTGACCAACTGGCCATGGAGGGTCCTCTGTCCAGGGTGAAGAGCATAAAGAAATCCCTCCGACAGTCCTTCAGGAGAATCAGACGCAGCAGAGTCTCGTTGAGGAAACATCACGTCAACAACGCTGCCAAG CTCCAAGAGGCGAACGCTCGTCTGGAGGCTGAGCTGGCAGAGATGGAGATTGCTCCGGTCCAGAGGAAGATCGAGGCTCGCTCCTCTGACGACTCGTTCACCGGTCTCGTACGGACGATCTACTTCGCCGACACCTTCCTGTCTGACA GTTCACATAACACACCCTCCCTATGGGCAGGGACCAACGGCGGCTGCGTGTTTGCATACATGCTCCGCCTCCCTCCCGTAGAGCACAGAGCAGACGAACCGGTCACCGCACAGCCGG cCAAGGAGATCCAGCTCATGCACCGGGCTCCCATTGTTGGTATAGTGGTGCTGGACGGTCACGGGGCTCCTCTCCCCGAGCCCCTCGAGGTGGCCCACGACCTGGCTCGCTCACCCGACATGCACGGCTCGCACCACCTCGTGGTCATATCTGAGGAGCAGTTTAAG GTTTTCACCCTGCCGAAGGTGAGCGCTAAGATGAAGCTGAAGCTGACGGCCATGGACGGCTCCAGAGTACGGCGGGTAGGCGTGGCCTGGTTCGGCAGCAGTCGGTCGGAGGACTACGGCGAGAGCGGCCTGGTGGTCCTGACCAACCAGGGCGACGTCCACGTGGTGTCGCTGCCGGCAGTCAAGATGCAGGTTCATTACCCCTGTGTGCGCCGAGAGGACGTCAGCGGCATCGCTTCCTGTGTCTTCACAAAGCACGGCCAGG GCTTCTACCTGATCTCTCCATCTGAGTTTGAACGGTTCTCTCTGTCCACCCGCTGCGTGGTGGAGCCTCGCTGTCTGGTGGAGCTTCCTCTTCGTTCAGGCTCCTCCACCCAACGCAGGCCACAGCCTGATGGAGCTTCATCTACCTATAG AAACACCAGACAGAACAGTGAGGATGCAG AAGTACTTCAAGAGATCCAGAAGTCACTAGAAGGAGACCAGAC GTCATTCCTAGAGAATAATGTGAACAGTGCTGTAGCTTGA
- the llgl2 gene encoding LLGL scribble cell polarity complex component 2 isoform X2, whose translation MKRFRRHGQESQRDRLKQELFQFNKAMEHGFPHQPSALGYSPSLQLLAIGTRSGAIKLYGAPGVEFMGLHDENAAVTQVHFLPHQLELVTLLDDNSLHMWTLKAHKGLSELLEIGRFTLTGPPGAPPSVTRVTAVLAHSSGELLLLGTEGGHVFIVEVPGFRELEERNISLDQVASSVPDDYIGRRNLEHAEALQENPINPNQVVIGYGRGLMVIWDLEKQCAIQHIPATQQLESVWWTEDGAYILSSHSDGSYCRWMVGREDVNEEEEKSDIPYGHFPCKAISKIVQLPTEEGPPFLLFSGGMPRASYGDRHCITVIHSKTHVALDFTSRIIDFFAINAGPQHTGDPSALVVLVEEELVVIDLQTEGWPVIQTPYLVPLHSSAITCSHHVSAIPLKLWERVIAAGDLQSTHYSKKQPWPITGGQNMAPDPPQRDLLLTGHEDGTVRFWDASGVCLCPMYKLSTAGVFHTDADPNDNLNQGTEGEWPPFRKVGCFDPYSDDPRLGVQKIHLCKYSGYLTVAGTAGQILVLELNDEAAEQTVEAKVVDLLQGQEGFRWKGHTQLDVREEPVLFPPGFQPFALVQCQPPAVVTALTLHSEWKLVAFGTSHGFGLYDYQQKNDVLVKCTLNPCDQLAMEGPLSRVKSIKKSLRQSFRRIRRSRVSLRKHHVNNAAKLQEANARLEAELAEMEIAPVQRKIEARSSDDSFTGLVRTIYFADTFLSDSSHNTPSLWAGTNGGCVFAYMLRLPPVEHRADEPVTAQPAKEIQLMHRAPIVGIVVLDGHGAPLPEPLEVAHDLARSPDMHGSHHLVVISEEQFKVFTLPKVSAKMKLKLTAMDGSRVRRVGVAWFGSSRSEDYGESGLVVLTNQGDVHVVSLPAVKMQVHYPCVRREDVSGIASCVFTKHGQGFYLISPSEFERFSLSTRCVVEPRCLVELPLRSGSSTQRRPQPDGASSTYRNTRQNSEDAESAARRVMEHALLNDEKVLQEIQKSLEGDQTSFLENNVNSAVA comes from the exons CTTGAACTGGTGACTCTGCTGGATGACAACAGTCTGCACATGTGGACTTTAAAAGCTCACAAGGGACTCTCTGAACTGCTGGAGATAGGACGCTTCACACTCACTGGACCACCTGG TGCCCCTCCCAGTGTTACCAGGGTGACAGCAGTGCTGGCTCACTCCTCAggggagctgctgctgttggggACAGAAGGAGGACATGTCTTCATCGTTGAAGTCCCAGGGTTCAGAGAGCTGGAAGAGAGGAACATTAGTCTCGACCAAGTGGCCAGCAG CGTGCCAGACGACTACATCGGCCGCAGGAATCTGGAACACGCAGAGGCCTTACAGGAGAACCCGATCAACCCAAACCAGGTCGTTATCGGCTACGGACGCGGTCTCATGGTCATCTGGGATCTGGAGAAACAGTGTGCCATCCAGCACATCCCCGCCACACAG CAACTGGAGAGTGTGTGGTGGACAGAGGACGGAGCATACATTCTCAGTTCACACAGCGATGGAAGTTACTGTCGATGGATGGTGGGTCGCGAGGACGTgaacgaggaagaggagaagtcCGACATTCCTTACG GCCATTTCCCCTGCAAGGCCATTTCTAAAATAGTCCAGCTACCTACAGAAGAAGG gCCTCCGTTCCTGCTGTTCAGCGGTGGCATGCCCAGGGCCAGCTACGGGGACAGACACTGTATCACAGTGATCCACAGTAAAACACACGTGGCCCTGGACTTCACCTCCAGGATCATCGACTTCTTCGCCATCAATGCCGGACCGCAGCACACAG GAGATCCCAGTGCGCTGGTGGTCCTGGTAGAGGAGGAGCTGGTAGTGATTGACCTGCAGACGGAGGGCTGGCCGGTCATTCAGACACCGTACCTGGTTCCCCTCCACAGCTCCGCCATCACCTGCTCCCACCACGTCTCCGCCATCCCCCTCAAACTGTGGGAGAGGGTCATCGCTGCTGGAGACCTGCAGAGCACACACTACTCCAAAAAG CAGCCTTGGCCAATAACAGGAGGCCAGAACATGGCCCCAGACCCTCCCCAGAGAGACCTGCTGCTCACAGG GCACGAGGATGGGACGGTGCGTTTCTGGGATGCATCAGGAGTCTGTCTGTGTCCCATGTATAAGTTAAGCACAGCCGGAGTGTTCCACACAGACGCCGACCCCAATGATAACCTGAACCAGGGCACCGAAGGAGAGTGGCCGCCATTCAGAAAG GTTGGCTGTTTTGACCCCTACAGTGATGACCCAAGGCTCGGCGTTCAGAAGATCCACCTCTGTAAATACAGCGGTTATCTGACTGTAGCTGGCACTGCTGGACAG ATCCTGGTGCTGGAACTGAACGACGAGGCAGCGGAGCAGACGGTGGAGGCTAAAGTTGTGGATTTGCTGCAGGGTCAGGAGGGCTTCCGCTGGAAG GGCCACACTCAGCTGGATGTGCGGGAGGAGCCGGTGCTGTTTCCTCCAGGCTTCCAGCCTTTTGCTCTGGTCCAGTGCCAGCCTCCCGCCGTGGTCACCGCCCTCACCCTGCACTCCGAGTGGAAGCTGGTCGCTTTTGGCACCAGCCACGGCTTCGGCCTCTACGATTACCAACAGAAGAACGACGTCCTCGTCAA GTGCACCCTAAACCCCTGTGACCAACTGGCCATGGAGGGTCCTCTGTCCAGGGTGAAGAGCATAAAGAAATCCCTCCGACAGTCCTTCAGGAGAATCAGACGCAGCAGAGTCTCGTTGAGGAAACATCACGTCAACAACGCTGCCAAG CTCCAAGAGGCGAACGCTCGTCTGGAGGCTGAGCTGGCAGAGATGGAGATTGCTCCGGTCCAGAGGAAGATCGAGGCTCGCTCCTCTGACGACTCGTTCACCGGTCTCGTACGGACGATCTACTTCGCCGACACCTTCCTGTCTGACA GTTCACATAACACACCCTCCCTATGGGCAGGGACCAACGGCGGCTGCGTGTTTGCATACATGCTCCGCCTCCCTCCCGTAGAGCACAGAGCAGACGAACCGGTCACCGCACAGCCGG cCAAGGAGATCCAGCTCATGCACCGGGCTCCCATTGTTGGTATAGTGGTGCTGGACGGTCACGGGGCTCCTCTCCCCGAGCCCCTCGAGGTGGCCCACGACCTGGCTCGCTCACCCGACATGCACGGCTCGCACCACCTCGTGGTCATATCTGAGGAGCAGTTTAAG GTTTTCACCCTGCCGAAGGTGAGCGCTAAGATGAAGCTGAAGCTGACGGCCATGGACGGCTCCAGAGTACGGCGGGTAGGCGTGGCCTGGTTCGGCAGCAGTCGGTCGGAGGACTACGGCGAGAGCGGCCTGGTGGTCCTGACCAACCAGGGCGACGTCCACGTGGTGTCGCTGCCGGCAGTCAAGATGCAGGTTCATTACCCCTGTGTGCGCCGAGAGGACGTCAGCGGCATCGCTTCCTGTGTCTTCACAAAGCACGGCCAGG GCTTCTACCTGATCTCTCCATCTGAGTTTGAACGGTTCTCTCTGTCCACCCGCTGCGTGGTGGAGCCTCGCTGTCTGGTGGAGCTTCCTCTTCGTTCAGGCTCCTCCACCCAACGCAGGCCACAGCCTGATGGAGCTTCATCTACCTATAG AAACACCAGACAGAACAGTGAGGATGCAG AAAGTGCAGCTAGACGTGTTATGGAGCATGCTTTGCTGAATGACGAGA AAGTACTTCAAGAGATCCAGAAGTCACTAGAAGGAGACCAGAC GTCATTCCTAGAGAATAATGTGAACAGTGCTGTAGCTTGA